A genomic stretch from Erysipelothrix sp. HDW6C includes:
- a CDS encoding hydantoinase/oxoprolinase family protein, with amino-acid sequence MNQKQFRIGIDVGGTFTDAVIIDNKTLDVIAMKKTPTTHDSEEGVAKGIITIIRELMEAYQIQPEEIVFISHGTTQATNALLEGDVAKVGIIGMGDGASAKTETNVLDLELAQNKYLQVNHVFIPSKDVSDVAINNAIDALIEMGSEVIVASEAFSIEKPEHEEMVIAAAKKRGYYATGGYQISQLFGLKLRTRTAVVNGSLIPKMMETSDMTEKVIKDLGIKKDLMIMRADGGVMTIDEVRKRPILTMLSGLAAGIAGAIMHEKISEGVFLEIGGTSTDISVIKDGQVMIKNASVGGHKTYLKSVDVQTTAIAGGTMIRSRNGEVLVGPRSAHLAHLPYECFDFPEDTQITIERMQPKASDPDDYVVAVDGNGKRYAFTVAGAANYLGYIDETDYSCATSTGYKAAWEAFAAFQGTDPVTLATECLDKAAAQVWKIVQELIQEYELEMSFLSLYGGGGSAGVLTHYLGKKYDVKSKVVNNAPYISTIGVALAMITETIERSVVNPNDEDIKKIRTDIIDKMLEMGALRETIEVAIEVDSLNHILIANATGTNEINANDKTIETKSDDELKSIAIGSLGFEQADAEIVCRNESIVGIEVVKQEKKLFGMMRKKTQAAVVLSGDGIVKYRRLGGELFYGQKQQFEEIMTHIMDNYSSFSDAGQTIPELHMFVKYRSFDYSGLMNKEQVEEIATMDLEGIEDDERIIFLVTRRG; translated from the coding sequence ATGAATCAGAAACAATTTCGAATTGGAATCGATGTCGGCGGGACATTCACCGATGCGGTAATTATTGATAATAAAACACTCGATGTTATCGCAATGAAAAAGACGCCAACCACACATGATAGTGAAGAGGGCGTTGCAAAGGGGATTATCACGATTATTCGTGAGCTTATGGAAGCATATCAAATCCAACCCGAAGAAATCGTCTTTATCTCACATGGTACGACTCAAGCGACCAATGCACTTCTCGAAGGTGATGTTGCTAAGGTAGGAATCATTGGTATGGGAGATGGTGCATCGGCAAAAACAGAGACAAATGTGCTCGATTTGGAACTTGCTCAAAATAAATATCTGCAAGTTAACCATGTTTTTATTCCTTCGAAGGATGTTTCTGATGTAGCAATCAATAATGCGATTGATGCACTTATTGAGATGGGTTCTGAGGTTATTGTCGCAAGTGAGGCATTTTCGATTGAAAAACCAGAACACGAAGAAATGGTTATTGCTGCTGCGAAAAAGAGGGGTTACTATGCAACCGGTGGATATCAAATATCACAACTCTTTGGGTTAAAGTTGCGAACGCGAACTGCAGTAGTGAATGGATCACTCATTCCAAAGATGATGGAAACATCGGATATGACAGAGAAAGTTATCAAGGATCTAGGAATTAAGAAAGACTTGATGATTATGCGTGCCGATGGTGGTGTTATGACTATTGACGAAGTTCGAAAACGTCCCATTCTTACGATGCTCTCAGGACTTGCGGCAGGTATTGCGGGTGCGATTATGCATGAGAAAATATCCGAGGGTGTGTTCTTGGAAATCGGTGGAACATCCACCGATATCTCCGTTATTAAAGATGGACAAGTTATGATAAAAAATGCAAGCGTGGGTGGCCATAAGACCTACTTGAAATCTGTGGATGTTCAGACTACTGCGATTGCCGGTGGTACTATGATTCGAAGTCGTAATGGCGAAGTGCTTGTGGGACCGCGTTCAGCGCACCTTGCGCACCTCCCTTACGAATGTTTTGACTTTCCTGAAGACACCCAAATCACCATTGAACGCATGCAACCCAAAGCCAGTGACCCGGATGATTATGTTGTTGCTGTTGACGGCAACGGTAAACGCTATGCATTCACCGTTGCTGGAGCAGCCAACTATCTGGGATACATCGATGAAACGGACTATTCTTGTGCGACCAGCACGGGTTATAAGGCGGCGTGGGAAGCATTTGCGGCATTCCAAGGTACAGATCCTGTAACACTTGCAACAGAGTGCTTAGACAAGGCAGCAGCTCAGGTGTGGAAGATTGTACAAGAATTGATTCAAGAATATGAGTTAGAAATGTCCTTCTTATCACTCTATGGTGGCGGCGGAAGTGCGGGTGTCCTTACACACTATCTTGGAAAGAAATATGATGTAAAGAGCAAAGTTGTTAACAATGCGCCTTACATCTCCACGATTGGTGTAGCACTGGCGATGATTACGGAAACAATTGAACGATCGGTTGTGAATCCAAATGATGAAGATATTAAAAAAATTCGCACCGACATCATTGATAAAATGCTGGAGATGGGCGCATTAAGAGAAACAATCGAAGTTGCAATTGAAGTCGATTCCTTGAATCATATCCTCATCGCAAATGCGACCGGAACCAATGAAATTAATGCCAACGATAAAACAATTGAAACAAAATCAGACGATGAACTGAAATCTATTGCTATTGGTTCACTTGGATTCGAACAAGCAGATGCTGAGATTGTTTGTCGTAATGAAAGTATTGTCGGCATCGAAGTCGTAAAGCAAGAGAAAAAACTATTTGGAATGATGCGTAAGAAAACACAAGCGGCAGTTGTGCTTTCGGGTGATGGCATTGTAAAGTATCGCCGCCTTGGTGGGGAGCTATTCTATGGACAGAAGCAACAGTTTGAAGAAATCATGACACACATCATGGACAATTATTCCTCGTTCAGTGATGCGGGGCAAACAATTCCTGAACTTCATATGTTTGTAAAATATCGCAGTTTTGATTACTCTGGCTTGATGAACAAAGAACAAGTTGAAGAAATTGCAACAATGGACTTAGAAGGGATTGAGGACGATGAACGCATTATATTCTTGGTTACAAGACGCGGTTAA
- a CDS encoding Na+/H+ antiporter NhaC family protein, with product MDTLRLILIFGTILTFIVLMMKKKVPTIIALPMMGFIVALIATVGNQPMLGLFDYQVLVDGEMVTNPGIFSFVITDGVKMMAGAVATVIFASSFSKLLMKQNVIEKIIKTAAEYAGDRPLVLALVFYVVVSVIFMAIGGLGGIILVGSIILPIMLSAGIKPLHAGTIFLFAFSSGGVLNPMNYSTFIPLLAPMFGDNAAQAQQALIQMSWPMYIVAFLVPLVYVFRNVKGTKSVKSWAADSNIGNKANEVSVAAMFAPIVPVVILIGSQILKFAIPAEIAIVIGILYVLLTTKSKNSMQLITQSFLEGTQDVAGVILLMIGLGILIKGVQYPAVQVIVGPSISFLVQYLQNPLTYVIGFTLGSLLALYRGPLNTYGIGGALPALFGAAGFSPIAIIWALRANGNMQGFGDPTNSQNIWVADFVNVDVNDILKEVLVYGMVISLLILSYAVFVARIPLAI from the coding sequence ATGGATACCTTAAGATTAATACTTATTTTTGGAACAATACTGACATTCATCGTACTTATGATGAAGAAAAAAGTTCCGACAATTATTGCATTACCGATGATGGGGTTTATCGTTGCATTAATTGCTACGGTGGGAAATCAACCCATGTTGGGACTGTTTGATTATCAAGTTTTAGTAGATGGTGAAATGGTTACGAACCCTGGTATATTTAGTTTTGTAATTACAGATGGGGTTAAGATGATGGCAGGTGCGGTAGCTACCGTTATTTTCGCATCATCATTCTCTAAGTTATTAATGAAGCAAAATGTTATTGAGAAAATCATTAAAACTGCGGCTGAGTATGCGGGAGATCGACCACTTGTGTTGGCACTAGTATTCTATGTCGTCGTATCGGTTATCTTTATGGCAATTGGTGGTCTTGGTGGCATTATTTTAGTAGGTTCGATTATTTTGCCGATTATGTTATCAGCAGGAATTAAGCCGCTTCATGCGGGAACAATATTCTTGTTTGCATTCAGTTCAGGTGGTGTCTTAAACCCAATGAACTATTCGACATTCATTCCGTTGCTGGCACCAATGTTTGGTGACAATGCTGCACAAGCACAACAAGCACTCATCCAAATGTCATGGCCAATGTACATTGTGGCATTCCTTGTACCACTCGTTTATGTATTTAGAAATGTAAAAGGAACAAAGTCGGTGAAATCATGGGCTGCGGACTCAAACATTGGTAATAAAGCAAATGAAGTCAGTGTTGCAGCGATGTTTGCACCGATTGTTCCAGTTGTTATTCTCATCGGATCACAAATTCTCAAGTTCGCAATCCCAGCTGAAATCGCGATTGTGATTGGGATACTGTATGTATTGCTCACAACAAAGTCAAAGAATTCAATGCAGCTCATTACACAAAGTTTCCTTGAAGGAACCCAAGATGTTGCGGGTGTTATCTTATTGATGATTGGTTTGGGTATCTTAATCAAAGGGGTTCAATATCCTGCTGTTCAAGTTATTGTAGGACCATCAATTTCATTCTTAGTACAGTACTTACAAAATCCATTGACCTATGTAATTGGATTTACACTGGGATCATTGCTTGCGCTATATCGTGGACCTTTAAATACATATGGTATTGGGGGTGCGCTTCCTGCATTGTTTGGGGCTGCTGGTTTTAGTCCAATCGCAATCATTTGGGCATTACGCGCCAATGGAAATATGCAAGGGTTTGGAGATCCAACTAACTCGCAAAACATTTGGGTTGCCGATTTTGTTAATGTTGATGTCAATGACATTCTTAAAGAAGTATTGGTTTATGGGATGGTTATTTCACTCCTCATCCTTAGCTACGCAGTCTTTGTAGCACGTATTCCGTTAGCAATTTAA